Proteins encoded within one genomic window of Epinephelus lanceolatus isolate andai-2023 chromosome 9, ASM4190304v1, whole genome shotgun sequence:
- the snapc4 gene encoding snRNA-activating protein complex subunit 4, with translation MSVSLSAERDRIQRQVEELEQILSATNTEQELLSSETGDESDDDDSQEEGRQSAAGLLAQREKIQKEIQNLENVLGPQSPTCLSGTCLSLSVPSELGLSMSAESCLQMNLVYQQVVQETLDQLETLLTHNHKLQKELLSQLSGPIKESSSEQPAPSSFQQPIGMYLGRFLKPYFKDKLTGLGPPANQETKEKASRLTGCLDDKKLKMKRWGSWQKTLLINSIAKDSLRRIIQPKLSRSVEYTQQYCTQSLTDSTAVSYNNLSVSVCLCVSVCLCVSLCVSVSLCVCVSVCLCVSLCVSVSLCVCVSVCLCVSLCLCVSLCVCVCLCVSVCVCVSLCVSVSLCLCVSVCLCVSLCVCVSVCVSVSLCVSVSLCVSLSLCVCVCLCVSVCLCVSVCVCVSLCVSVSLCVSVCVCVCVSVCVSVSVCVSVSVCVCVSVCLCVSVCVCVSLCVSLSLCVSLSLCVSVSLCVCVCLCVCVSVCLCVSLCVSVCLCVSVSLCVSVCLCLCLCVSVCVSVCLCVCLCLCVSLCVSLCVCVSVCVSVSVCLCVSLCVSLSLCVCVCVCLRVSLCVSVCLCVSLSLCVSVCVSVSLCVCVSLCVSVSVCVCVSVCVCVSLSLCVSVCVSVCLCVSVSLCVSVCVCVSLCVSLSLCVSVCLCVCLCVSVCVSVSVCVCVSLCVSLCLCVCLCLCVCLCVSVCVSVSLCVSLSLCVCVSVCLCVCLCLCVSLCVSVCVCVSLCVSLCLCVCVSLCVCVCLCLCVSLCVSLCVSVCVCVCLCLCVSLSLCVSVCLCVCLCLCVSLCVSVSLCVSVSVCLCVSLCVSVSLCVSVSVCLCVSLCVSVSLCVSVCVCVSLCVSVCLCVCLCVCLCVSVCLCVSVCLCLCVSLCVSVSLCVSVSVCLCVCLCLCVSLCVSVCLCVSLCVSLSLCVSVCLCVCLCLCVSLCVSVCLCVCLCLCVSLCVSVCLCVCLCLCVSLCVSVCVCVSVCLCLCVSLCVSVCVCVSLCVSLCVSVCLCVSLCVCVSLSLCVSVCVCVCVSVCLCVSLSLCVSVCVSVCLCVSLSLCVSLCVSVCLCLCVSLCVSVCVSVSVCLCVSVCLCVSLCVSVCVSVSGCLCVSLCLCVCLCVSVCVCVSVCLCVCLCVSVCVCVCLCVCLCVSVCLCVSVCLCLCVSLCVSVCLCVSLCLSVCVSVSVCLCVSLCVSVSVCLCVSLCVSVCVSVCVSVCLCVCLCVSVSLCVSLSLCVSVCLCVCLCVSVCLCVSLCVSVCLCVSVCLCLCVSLCVSVSVCLCVSVCLSVSVCLCVCLCVCVSVCVCVCLCVCVSLCVSLRVDYLSQKLSSAAETDRQQLRQQMDSLEREIDLIRAKKEEELLGDRYDEHDWQKISNIDFEGTRDAEDIRSFWQNYLHPSINKTAWSKEEVHQLKEVSRRHVERNWETIAAELGTGRTAFLCLQTFQRFASDSLKRSSWTPDEDNLLKELVDKLRIGNFIPYTQMSYFMEGRDPAQLIYRWNQVLDPSLRKGTWTKEEDELLLQAVSHHGEKNWWKIRLEVPGRTDSSCRDRYYDCLKAGTKRGAFDQQEVELLLRLVDKHGVGRWAKIAAEIPNRYDAQCLREWRKLSRSAAAPVQKNKKKKKTSKSSGVQPKKKTKIRTKAAGTAKRSIRSRLMTLKEEEEEEEEEESSEDEGMVVEYMDSDEEEKKKKKKKKEVVKAEKEYTFPPMQEWIPVEKAQAPFTFLSFRPVELPSSGVTHSRVRSTIVGQFGRSVIIGPAPRELQWGERHSSSTMMMVSPDQLRAHLRSQEHKFKTRSSGPRGRARTNDQNPLGRVTDKGIYYQLQAAVTPWIGNLLIPPKHRQTEADVLRERAEKTKLCSTPVFLLLLQTLNVDVVGCKEMIEQRRNKVVSLAPPQCPRSVRPNTVAGILQQKRAIKEELREFNQQHKLILKQLQELQQKQKQQLLGQQQPHLPHPHPPPCPTTPSQSCPRILLQMPPNMHPLMSPMSFPQAVFIPHPVTQPRAPSVQSPSALNTSPLAPPKPPPVGVDSSPSPPHPAPHSVIPVSVVSKPLNTTSTSSASLQQEAPPSTQNLIIASPASSNQHVTVVSTPPSHHAPPSTSSSPVTCISKPHPAPHHRVTSSSPKGRGQKVAVCSSQSGGDLGWAGEGVGGVSDSMIKEGRRVRTPSQKAKALQEATEAKAEAKKKAASSPRKRAQIQTIAPAPPQTLVPPHTVLAAPHTVVAAPPQQVCTVPIQPVRQTPPSSLTSPPIAPQRPPPARVISCPLTKATPPSAPPPVAVSPSSSPLNATPAGSDRTVSSTQNPSLALPPSIQTNQHTASSWSSPTAPLPNDHDYTCFNLPSSHDGSNSIQLTPDSSPNTRPKAPPSRRKRGRREEQPSVTSSQEDKGVGGTGTGVIQEGRRIRTQTPKARAFQEAKAEANKKRTSSSSPRKKRCRKSRPKEEVVAQSQPMTPLPGICLLTDQSMWVMTPGGLVKLAASPPGTQQVCVSSAPLPALPRNNLNHQLTTTPQITNGSLRSIAPHPPNPEPVPVGLPVLNQLSPFPAPPTCVSKPLPPGFILQPLSDPDSSPQPPLKVLLPYKGTVRADPAAPPPLRREPLQFDPSLMFLESQKVVRDWLSGRGGVVVPGAGVALPYLPPFISSLCTLSALLRAKDSLTKSSLQLLSQGSEPRRSTTTPIPDDSTEMTSSPPPDLPDSTSDLRPAQDSEAPSVNSDLPQEDEEELVAVVRQLVAERFSGNPAYQLLKARFLSCFTIPALLATMQPIRERNMSCPANEEEEEKEDEEDDEEVTELKKMKETGRRRRAERSVLLCDGSGAPANHFSGIITSTPGPDRTGSDQ, from the exons ATGTCAGTGTCTCTGTCCGCAGAGAGGGACAGGAtccagagacaggtggaggagCTGGAACAGATTCTGTCTGCAACAAACACTGAACAGGAACTGCTGAGCAGTGAGACAG GTGATGAATCAGATGATGATGACTCACAGGAAGAGGGGAGACAG tctgCAGCAGGTCTGTTGGCTCAGAGAGAGAAGATCCAGAAGGAGATCCAGAACTTGGAGAACGTCCTTGGACCACAGAGTCCTACCTGTCTGTCAGGTacctgtctgtccctgtctgtccct AGTGAGCTGGGTCTGTCTATGTCAGCAGAATCATGTCTACAGATGAACCTGGTCTACCAGCAGGTCGTTCAAGAGACACTGGACCAGCTGGAGACACTACTGACACACAACCACAAACTGCAG AAGGAGCTTCTGTCTCAGCTGTCTGGACCAATCAAAGAGTCTTCTAGTGAACAGCCCGCCCCCTCCTCCTTCCAGCAGCCAATCGGCATGTACCTGGGCCGCTTCCTCAAACCGTACTTCAAGGACAAACTGACAGGACTG GGTCCTCCAGCCAATCAGGAGACGAAGGAGAAGGCCAGCAGGTTGACCGGCTGTCTGGACGACAAGAAGCTGAAAATGAAACGAT gGGGGAGCTGGCAGAAGACCCTGTTGATCAACTCCATAGCCAAAGACAGTCTGAGGAGAATCATCCAACCCAAACTTTCTAG ATCAGTAGAATATACACAGCAGTACTGTACACAGTCACTGACTGACAGTACTGCTGTGTCTTATAataacctgtctgtctctgtgtgtctctgtgtgtctgtgtgtctgtgtgtgtctctgtgtgtctctgtgtctctgtgtgtctgtgtgtctgtgtgtctctgtgtgtctctgtgtgtctctgtgtctctgtgtgtctgtgtgtctgtgtgtctctgtgtgtctctctgtctctgtgtgtctctgtgtgtctgtgtgtgtctgtgtgtctctgtgtgtgtctgtgtgtctctgtgtgtctctgtgtctctgtgtctctgtgtgtctgtgtgtctgtgtgtgtctctgtgtgtctgtgtgtctgtgtgtgtctctgtgtctctgtgtgtctctgtgtctctgtgtgtctctctgtctctgtgtgtctgtgtgtgtctgtgtgtctctgtgtgtctctgtgtgtctgtgtgtgtctgtgtgtctctgtgtgtctctgtgtctctgtgtgtgtctgtctgtgtgtgtgtctgtgtctctgtgtgtgtctctgtctctgtgtgtgtctctgtctctgtgtgtgtctgtgtctctgtgtgtctctgtgtgtctgtgtgtgtctgtgtgtctctgtgtgtgtctctgtctctgtgtgtgtctctgtctctgtgtgtgtctgtgtctctgtgtgtctgtgtgtgtctgtgtgtctgtgtctctgtgtgtctgtgtgtgtctctgtgtgtctctgtgtgtctgtgtgtctctgtgtctctgtgtgtctctgtgtgtctctgtctgtgtctgtgtgtctctgtgtgtgtctctgtgtgtctctgtgtgtgtctctgtctctgtgtgtctctgtgtgtgtctctgtgtgtctgtgtctctgtgtgtgtctctgtctctgtgtgtctctgtgtgtctctgtgtgtgtctctgtctctgtgtgtctgtgtctgtgtgtgtctgcgtgtgtctctgtgtgtctctgtgtgtctctgtgtgtctctgtctctgtgtgtctctgtgtgtgtatctgtgtctctgtgtgtctgtgtgtctctgtgtgtctctgtctctgtgtgtgtctgtgtgtctgtgtgtgtctgtgtgtctctgtctctgtgtgtctctgtgtgtgtctctgtgtgtctctgtgtgtctgtgtctctgtgtgtctctgtgtgtgtctgtgtgtctctgtgtgtgtctctgtctctgtgtgtgtctgtgtgtctctgtgtgtgtctctgtgtctctgtgtgtgtctctgtctctgtgtgtgtctgtgtgtctctgtgtgtgtctctgtgtctctgtgtgtgtctctgtctctgtgtgtgtctgtgtgtctctgtgtgtgtctctgtgtctctgtgtgtgtctctgtctctgtgtgtctgtgtctctgtgtgtctctgtgtgtgtctctgtctgtgtgtgtctctgtgtgtctctgtgtgtgtctgtgtgtctctgtgtgtgtctctgtgtctgtgtgtctgtgtgtctctgtgtgtctgtgtgtgtctctgtctctgtgtgtctctgtgtgtgtctctgtgtgtctctgtgtgtgtctgtgtgtgtctctgtctctgtgtgtctctgtctctgtgtgtctctgtgtgtctctgtgtgtgtctgtgtctctgtgtgtctctgtgtgtctctgtgtctctgtgtgtctctgtgtctgtgtgtctctgtgtgtctctgtgtgtctctgtgtctctgtgtgtctctgtctctgtgtgtctctgtgtgtctctgtgtgtgtctgtgtctctgtgtgtctctgtgtgtgtctgtgtgtctctgtgtgtgtctgtgtgtctctgtgtgtgtctctgtgtgtgtctgtgtgtctctgtgtgtctctgtgtgtctgtgtgtctctgtctctgtgtgtctctgtgtgtgtctgtgtctctgtgtgtctctgtctctgtgtgtctctgtgtgtgtctctgtctctgtgtgtctctgtgtgtctctgtgtgtctctgtgtgtctctgtgtgtgtctctgtctctgtgtgtctctgtgtgtctctgtgtgtgtctctgtctctgtgtgtctctgtgtgtctctgtgtgtctctgtgtgtgtctctgtctctgtgtgtctctgtgtgtctctgtgtgtctctgtgtgtgtctctgtctctgtgtgtctctgtgtgtctctgtgtgtgtctgtgtgtctgtgtgtctctgtctctgtgtgtctctgtgtgtctctgtgtgtgtctgtgtgtctctgtgtgtgtctctgtgtgtgtctgtgtgtctctgtgtgtctctgtgtgtctgtgtgtctctgtctctgtgtgtctctgtgtgtgtctgtgtgtgtgtctctgtgtgtctctgtgtgtctctgtctctgtgtgtctctgtgtgtgtctctgtgtgtctctgtgtgtctctgtctctgtgtgtgtctctgtgtgtctctgtgtgtctgtgtctctgtgtgtctctgtgtgtctctgtgtgtgtctctgtctctgtgtgtctctgtgtctctgtgtgtctctgtgtgtctctgtgtgtgtctgtgtgtgtctctgtctctgggtgtctctgtgtgtctctgtgtctctgtgtgtgtctctgtgtctctgtgtgtgtctgtgtctctgtgtgtctctgtgtgtgtctgtgtgtctctgtgtgtgtctgtgtgtgtctctgtgtgtgtctgtgtgtctctgtgtgtctctgtgtgtctgtgtgtctctgtctctgtgtgtctctgtgtgtgtctgtgtgtctctgtgtgtctctgtgtctgtctgtgtgtgtctctgtctctgtgtgtctctgtgtgtctctgtgtgtctctgtctctgtgtgtctctgtgtgtctctgtgtgtctctgtgtgtgtctctgtctgtgtctctgtgtgtctctgtgtgtgtctgtgtgtctctgtgtctctgtgtgtgtctctgtctctgtgtgtctctgtgtgtctctgtgtgtgtctgtgtgtctctgtgtgtctctgtgtgtctctgtgtgtgtctgtgtgtctctgtgtctctgtgtgtctctgtctctgtgtgtctctgtgtgtctctgtctctgtgtgtctctgtgtgtctgtgtgtctctctgtgtctgtgtgtctgtgtgtgtgtctgtgtgtctgtgtgtctgtgtgtgtgtgtgtgtgtctgtgtgtctgtgtgtctctgtgtgtgtctctcaggGTGGACTACCTGAGTCAGAAGTTGTCCTCAGCAGCAGAGACGGACAGACAGCAGCTCAGACAGCAGATGGACAGTTTGGAGAGAGAGATTGACCTGATCAG agcgaagaaggaggaggagctccTTGGTGATCGATATGATGAACATGATTGGCAGAAAATCTCCAATATTGAT ttTGAGGGCACGAGGGATGCTGAGGACATCCGTAGTTTCTGGCAGAACTACCTCCACCCGTCCATCAACAAGACTGCGTGGAGTAAGGAGGAGGTGCACCAGCTGAAGGAGGTCAGCAGGAGACATGTGGAGAGAAACTGGGAGACCATCGCTGCAGAACTGGGG acGGGGAGGACGGCCTTCCTGTGTCTTCAGACATTCCAGCGTTTTGCCTCGGACTCATTAAAACGAAGTAGCTGGACTCCTGATGAAGACAATCTGCTCAAAGAGCTCGTGGACAAGTTGAGGATCGGAAACTTCATCCCCTACACACAGA tgaGTTACTTCATGGAGGGTCGGGACCCAGCTCAGCTGATCTACAGATGGAACCAGGTTTTGGACCCGAGCCTGAGGAAAGGCACATGGACCAAAGAGGAGGATGAG CTGCTGCTCCAGGCCGTGTCTCACCATGGAGAGAAGAACTGGTGGAAGATCCGCCTGGAGGTTCCTGGACGCACCGACTCCAGCTGCAGAGACAG gtattATGACTGCCTGAAGGCGGGGACAAAGAGAGGAGCGTTTGACCAACAGGAGGTAGAGCTGCTACTGCGGCTGGTGGACAAACATGGAGttg gTCGCTGGGCGAAGATTGCTGCAGAGATTCCTAATCGGTACGACGCTCAGTGTCTGAGAGAGTGGAGGAAACTGAGCAGATCAGCAGCTGCCCCTGTTCAG aaaaacaaaaaaaagaagaaaacttcAAAGAGTAGTGGAGTACAGCcaaagaagaagacgaagataAGGACGAAGGCAGCTGGCACCGCTAAAAGGAGTATCAGGAGTCGGCTGATGAcgctgaaggaggaggaggaagaggaggaagaggaggagagcagtGAAGACGAGGGGATGGTGGTGGAGTACATGGacagtgatgaagaggagaaaaagaaaaagaagaagaagaaggaggtggTGAAGGCAGAGAAGGAGTACACCTTTCCTCCCATGCAGGAGTGGATTCCAGTAGAAAAAGCACAAGCACCTTTCACCTTCCTGAGCTTTCGACCAGTGGAGTTACCTTCCTCTGGAGTTACCCACAGTCGTGTGCGGTCGACCATCGTGGGCCAGTTTGGACGCTCCGTGATCATCGGACCAGCTCCCAGAGAGCTGCAGTGGGGGGAacgccacagcagcagcaccatgatgatggtgtcacctgaccaGCTCCGAGCCCACCTGCGCTCCCAGGAGCACAAATTCAAAACCCGGAGCTCCGGCCCCCGAGGGAGGGCCAGGACCAATGACCAGAACCCACTGGGCCGAGTGACGGACAAGGGGATCTACTACCAGCTGCAGGCCGCCGTGACACCGTGGATCGGCAACCTGCTGATCCCGCCAAAACACAGGCAGACGGAAGCCGATGTCCTGAGGGAGCGAGCAGAGAAGACCAAGCTCTGCTCGACTCCTgtcttcctgctcctcctccagacCTTGAACGTGGATGTCGTTGGCTGTAAGGAGATGATAGAGCAGAGGAGGAACAAGGTGGTGTCACTGGCTCCGCCTCAGTGCCCTCGCTCCGTTCGTCCGAACACCGTCGCAGGAATCCTACAGCAGAAGAGAGCCATAAAGGAGGAGCTGCGGGAGTTCAACCAGCAGCACAAACTGATCCTGAAGCAGCTTcaggagctgcagcagaaacagaaacaacagcTGCTCGGACAGCAGCAACCCCACCTTCCTCATCCCCATCCTCCTCCTTGCCCAACCACGCCCTCTCAGAGTTGTCCCCGCATTCTCCTTCAGATGCCTCCTAACATGCATCCTTTGATGTCTCCCATGTCATTTCCTCAGGCCGTCTTCATCCCTCATCCTGTCACGCAGCCTCGCGCTCCCTCTGTCCAGTCTCCCTCTGCCCTGAACACATCCCCCTTAGCTCCACCCAAACCTCCTCCTGTGGGGGTCGACTCCTCTCCGTCACCTCCACATCCTGCTCCTCACAGTGTCATTCCAGTCTCTGTGGTCTCAAAGCCCCTGAACACCACATctacttcatctgcctctctccaACAAGAAGCTCCACCTTCCACCCAAAACCTGATCATTGCCTCGCCCGCATCCTCTAACCAACATGTTACTGTTGTTTCTACACCGCCCAGTCATCACgcccctccctccacctccagcagcCCCGTCACCTGCATCAGCAAGCCTCATCCTGCCCCTCATCATCGCGTCACCTCGAGTTCACCCAAAGGGAGGGGCCAAAAGGTGGCTGTCTGCAGCAGTCAGAGTGGGGGAGATTTGGGCTGGGCAGGTGAAGGTGTGGGTGGGGTGAGTGACAGTATGATTAAAGAAGGAAGGAGGGTTAGGACGCCGAGTCAGAAGGCCAAAGCTCTGCAGGAAGCCACCGAGGCCAAG GCTGAAGCCAAGAAGAAAGCTGCTTCATCTCCACGAAAGAGAGCTCAGATCCAGACCATcgctcctgctcctcctcagaCCTTGGTCCCTCCTCACACTGTTCTTGCTGCTCCTCACACTGTTGTCGCTGCTCCTCCTCAGCAGGTCTGCACTGTTCCCATCCAGCCCGTACGTCAgactcctccctcctccctgacCAGTCCTCCAATAGCTCCTCAAAGACCTCCTCCTGCCAGGGTCATTTCCTGTCCTCTGACCAAAGCTACACCtccttctgctcctcctcctgtagCTGTGAGCCCGTCCTCATCGCCCTTAAACGCCACACCTGCCGGCTCTGACAGGACTGTGTCCTCAACTCAAAACCCCAGTTTAGCCCTGCCCCCCTCCATACAGACCAATCAGCACACTGCTTCCTCCTGGTCAAGCCCAACGGCTCCTCTCCCCAACGATCATGACTACACCTGTTTTAATCTCCCCTCCAGTCATGATGGCTCAAACTCAATTCAGCTGACCCCTGACTCCTCCCCCAACACGCGTCCCAAAGCCCCACCCAGTCGGAGGAAacgagggaggagggaggagcagCCGAGTGTGACGAGCAGTCAGGAAGACAAAGGTGTGGGTGGGACAGGTACAGGTGTGATCCAGGAAGGAAGGAGGATTCGGACCCAGACTCCGAAGGCCAGAGCTTTTCAGGAGGCAAAG GCTGAAGCCAATAAGAAGagaacttcttcttcttctcctcgtAAGAAGCGTTGTCGTAAGTCCCGCCCTAAAGAGGAAGTTGTCGCACAGAGCCAGCCAATGACTCCGCTTCCTGGGATCTGTTTACTTACTGATCAATCCATGTGGGTCATGACTCCTGGTGGGCTGGTCAAGTTGGCAGCCTCGCCCCCCGGCACACAGCAGGTGTGCGTATCAAGCGCTCCCCTCCCAGCTCTACCCAGGAATAATTTAAACCATCAGCTGACCACAACCCCTCAAATCACCAACGGCAGCCTGCGATCAATCGCACCTCACCCCCCTAACCCTGAGCCTGTCCCTGTAGGCCTCCCCGTTCTGAATCAACTGAGCCCTTTTCCTGCCCCACCCACCTGTGTCTCTAAACCCCTCCCCCCAGGCTTCATCCTGCAGCCCCTCTCAGACCCTGACTCCTCCCCCCAGCCTCCTCTGAAAGTCCTCTTGCCATATAAGGGCACAGTCAGAGCGGACCCGGCAGCACCCCCTCCCCTCAGGAGGGAGCCACTGCAGTTTGACCCCTCCCTGATGTTCCTGGAGTCCCAGAAGGTGGTGCGTGATTGGCTGAGCGGTCGTGGAGGAGTGGTGGTACCTGGAGCGGGCGTTGCTCTTCCGTATTTGCCGCCGTTCATCAGCAGTCTGTGTACTCTGAGCGCGCTGCTGCGGGCCAAAGATTCTCTGACCAAATCGTCTCTGCAGCTGCTGAGTCAAGGCTCCGAACCCCGACGCTCGACAACCACGCCCATACCTGACGACAGCACTGAGATGACTTCCAGTCCGCCTCCCGACCTGCCTGACTCCACCTCTGACCTCCGACCGGCACAGGACTCTGAAG CTCCCTCCGTCAACTCTGACCTCCCGCAGGAAGACGAGGAGGAGCTTGTGGCAGTGGTACGTCAGCTGGTGGCGGAGCGTTTCTCAGGTAACCCCGCCTACCAACTGCTAAAGGCTCGCTTTCTGTCCTGCTTCACTATCCCCGCCCTTCTGGCCACCATGCAACCAATCAGAGAGAGGAATATGTCCTGCCCAGCcaatgaggaggaagaggagaaggaggatgaggaggatgatgaggagGTGACGGAGCTGAAGAAGATGAAAGAGACAGGAAGACGGAGGAGAGCTGAG AgatctgtgctgctgtgtgacgGGTCAGGAGCTCCAGCCAATCACTTCTCAGGAATCATCACCAGCACACCTGGACCGGACCGGACTGGAtcggaccagtaa